The proteins below come from a single Spirochaetota bacterium genomic window:
- a CDS encoding acyl-CoA dehydrogenase: MEKIILNPKKLVATYADEETRQIMIKTIEFFEGRGLKKMKDDFHACKWYTEFLDFMKENQIMAKLLTPKGFGGPDSRWDTSRIVDFAEILGFYGLTYWYTFQVSALGLGPIFLGSNTEAKHKAANFLKEGAIFAFGLSEKEHGADIYSSDMMLYPNPDGTYRANGDKYYIGNGNEAAMVSTFGKMADTGDYVFFAVNSKHPKYECVKNIIHNQDYVAEYALHDYPITDADITERGPKAWDDMLNTINICKFNLGWASIGICEHAFYEAINHATHRKLFDSYVTDFPHIKQLFTDAYCRLVAMKLFALRATDYMRAASDTDKRYLLYNPMVKMKVSTQGEEVINLLWDVIAAKGFEKDMYFENAVLDIRALPKLEGTVHVNMALIIKFMPNYFFNPGTFPEVPQRRDAANDDFLFNQGPTKGLGKLQFHDYNLAYNSVNIPNVNVFKEQIAVFRDFMMASMGTMKEQSKDIDFLLNLGELFTLVAYGQLILENKKIYGVDDELIDQIFDFMVRDMSKFALTIYGKPITSEKQQELCLKMIRRPVVDTERYNRILKDYVYALADTYKMNE, encoded by the coding sequence ATGGAAAAAATAATCTTAAATCCCAAAAAACTCGTCGCCACCTACGCTGACGAAGAAACAAGGCAGATCATGATCAAAACCATCGAATTCTTCGAAGGCCGCGGCCTCAAGAAAATGAAAGATGATTTTCATGCCTGCAAATGGTACACCGAATTCCTCGATTTCATGAAGGAAAACCAGATCATGGCCAAGCTCCTCACTCCGAAGGGCTTCGGAGGGCCCGATTCGCGGTGGGACACCTCCCGCATAGTCGACTTCGCCGAGATCCTCGGCTTCTACGGCCTCACCTACTGGTACACGTTCCAGGTGAGCGCGCTGGGTCTGGGACCCATCTTTTTGGGCTCTAACACCGAGGCCAAGCACAAGGCCGCCAACTTTCTCAAAGAGGGGGCCATCTTCGCCTTCGGCCTGTCCGAGAAGGAGCATGGCGCCGACATTTACTCCAGCGACATGATGCTCTACCCTAACCCGGACGGCACCTACCGGGCCAACGGCGACAAGTACTACATCGGCAACGGCAACGAAGCGGCCATGGTATCCACCTTCGGCAAGATGGCCGACACCGGCGACTATGTCTTTTTCGCGGTAAACTCCAAGCACCCGAAGTACGAGTGCGTTAAGAACATAATACACAACCAGGACTACGTGGCCGAGTACGCCCTGCACGATTATCCCATCACCGACGCCGACATCACCGAGCGCGGCCCCAAGGCCTGGGACGACATGCTCAACACCATCAACATCTGCAAGTTCAACCTGGGTTGGGCGTCGATCGGCATCTGCGAGCATGCCTTCTACGAAGCGATAAACCACGCGACGCACCGGAAGCTCTTCGACAGCTATGTTACCGATTTCCCCCACATCAAACAGCTTTTTACCGACGCCTATTGCCGCCTGGTGGCGATGAAACTCTTCGCCCTGCGCGCCACGGATTACATGCGCGCCGCCAGCGACACTGACAAGCGCTACCTCCTCTACAATCCCATGGTCAAGATGAAAGTGAGCACCCAGGGCGAGGAGGTCATCAACCTCCTCTGGGACGTGATCGCGGCCAAGGGGTTCGAGAAGGACATGTATTTCGAGAACGCAGTGCTGGACATACGCGCCCTGCCGAAGCTCGAGGGCACGGTGCACGTCAACATGGCCCTTATCATCAAGTTTATGCCCAACTATTTCTTTAACCCGGGGACGTTCCCGGAGGTCCCGCAGCGCCGCGACGCGGCGAACGACGACTTCCTGTTCAACCAGGGCCCCACGAAGGGCCTGGGCAAGCTCCAGTTCCATGACTACAACCTCGCCTACAACAGCGTAAACATACCCAATGTGAACGTGTTCAAGGAGCAGATCGCCGTGTTCAGGGACTTCATGATGGCCTCCATGGGCACCATGAAGGAGCAGAGCAAGGACATCGACTTTCTCCTGAACCTTGGAGAGCTCTTTACCCTCGTGGCCTACGGACAGCTAATCCTTGAGAACAAGAAGATATACGGCGTCGATGACGAGCTCATCGACCAGATATTCGATTTCATGGTGCGGGACATGTCGAAATTCGCCCTTACCATCTACGGGAAGCCGATCACATCGGAAAAACAGCAGGAGCTGTGCCTGAAGATGATCCGTCGGCCCGTGGTTGACACCGAGCGTTACAACCGGATACTCAAGGATTACGTGTACGCCCTGGCCGACACATACAAGATGAATGAATAG
- a CDS encoding cold-shock protein, whose amino-acid sequence MAKGTVKWFNEKKGFGFLSHDDGTDLFVHYSGIIGNGFKTLNEGDRVEFEVEQGDKGPRAIQVRAIS is encoded by the coding sequence ATGGCTAAAGGAACAGTTAAATGGTTCAATGAGAAAAAAGGTTTCGGATTTCTTTCTCACGATGACGGAACGGATCTTTTCGTGCATTATTCCGGCATAATCGGAAACGGCTTCAAGACACTCAACGAAGGAGACAGGGTCGAATTCGAGGTCGAGCAGGGCGATAAAGGCCCCCGCGCCATTCAGGTTCGGGCAATAAGCTAA
- a CDS encoding TetR/AcrR family transcriptional regulator yields MKQKNTLSKMKNKEREDRKHLIIDAAERVFSNKPFNRVSMREIANEAGIAPSSIYTYFPNQESLFVEATVRDSNGLIDEIDRMVNTAGEGAQILDRGIEAFVDFLADHDSYFRMMVIFMTVGSLSKDSLQKLFEVVRRGFDLFEAIFKRMGYKGDTRILAHYFFAMMNGILVTFRKLEGRSDEQIIAHMKQVGKVFRELLEKSIK; encoded by the coding sequence ATGAAACAAAAAAATACACTATCTAAAATGAAGAATAAGGAGCGTGAGGACAGAAAGCACCTCATCATCGATGCTGCGGAGCGGGTATTTTCCAATAAGCCCTTCAACAGGGTAAGCATGAGAGAAATAGCCAACGAAGCAGGTATCGCACCGTCATCGATATATACCTATTTCCCGAACCAGGAATCGCTCTTCGTTGAGGCCACGGTTCGGGACAGCAACGGCCTCATTGATGAGATTGACAGAATGGTCAATACGGCCGGCGAGGGAGCGCAGATCCTGGACCGCGGCATAGAGGCCTTCGTGGATTTCCTTGCCGACCATGATTCCTATTTCCGCATGATGGTGATCTTCATGACCGTGGGGAGCCTTAGCAAGGATTCCCTGCAGAAATTGTTCGAGGTGGTCCGCCGGGGCTTCGATCTTTTCGAGGCGATATTCAAGCGCATGGGCTACAAAGGAGATACAAGGATACTGGCCCACTATTTCTTCGCCATGATGAACGGCATACTGGTAACCTTCCGGAAACTGGAGGGGCGTAGCGACGAGCAGATCATCGCCCATATGAAACAGGTAGGCAAGGTTTTCAGGGAACTGCTGGAGAAAAGTATTAAGTAG
- a CDS encoding acyl-CoA/acyl-ACP dehydrogenase yields the protein MILFNPKNHNRKYNDEKSRQIMLKTIEFFEKKGLKEIKKDWHEKKWNYDFVEFLKENQVFATLMTPSGYGASDSRWDTYRNCEFSEITGFYGVTYWYTWQVSMLGLCPIWNGTNEEVKHKTAKLLQEGGVFAFGLSEKEHGADIYSSDMMLYPNNDGTYRANGDKYYIGNGNEAALVSTFGKMADTGDYVFFVVNSKHEKYECVRNVVNEQNYVAEYALHDYPITTADITERGPKAWDDMLNTINVCKFNLGWGAIGLCTHALYESIDHAANRNVYGKFVTDFPHVKRLFVDAYCKLVAMKLFSERAQDYMRSAGSEDRRYLLYNPMVKMKVTREGEEVMNILHDIIAAKGFENEPFFEIAKHELPMLPKLEGTVHVNMALIVKFMANYFFNPKEYPDVPRRDDLSNDAFLFQQGPTKGLGKIQFHDYNIAYNSVNLPNVNIFKEQITLFKDFLMKAGPDKGQSADIDYLLALGEVLTLVAYGQLIIESRKFIDVEDDLLEEIFDFMVRDFSKYALNIHMKPSNTDKQKELSLKIIRTPIPNPARFEKIFKDHVYTLKGAYKMRDQNF from the coding sequence ATGATTTTATTCAATCCTAAAAACCACAACCGTAAGTATAATGATGAAAAATCAAGGCAAATCATGCTTAAAACCATAGAATTCTTTGAGAAAAAGGGTCTTAAAGAGATAAAAAAAGACTGGCATGAGAAAAAATGGAACTATGATTTCGTCGAATTCCTCAAGGAAAACCAGGTCTTTGCCACACTTATGACGCCGTCCGGATACGGTGCTTCAGATTCCCGGTGGGACACCTACCGCAACTGCGAATTCTCCGAAATCACCGGTTTTTACGGAGTCACCTACTGGTACACCTGGCAGGTATCCATGCTGGGACTCTGCCCCATCTGGAACGGCACCAACGAAGAGGTGAAGCATAAAACAGCCAAGCTCCTTCAGGAGGGCGGCGTCTTTGCCTTCGGCCTATCCGAGAAGGAGCATGGCGCGGATATCTACTCCAGCGACATGATGCTCTATCCGAACAACGACGGCACCTACCGGGCCAACGGCGACAAGTACTACATCGGCAACGGCAACGAGGCGGCGCTGGTCTCAACCTTCGGAAAGATGGCCGATACCGGCGACTACGTATTCTTCGTAGTAAACTCCAAGCACGAAAAGTACGAATGCGTGCGCAACGTGGTGAACGAGCAGAACTATGTGGCAGAGTACGCCCTCCATGACTATCCCATAACAACAGCGGACATCACCGAGCGCGGCCCCAAGGCCTGGGACGACATGCTCAACACCATCAACGTGTGCAAGTTCAACCTGGGATGGGGCGCCATCGGACTCTGTACCCACGCCCTGTACGAATCGATTGACCACGCGGCGAACCGCAACGTCTACGGCAAATTCGTCACCGACTTCCCCCACGTGAAAAGACTCTTCGTCGACGCCTACTGCAAGCTCGTCGCCATGAAGCTCTTCTCCGAGCGCGCGCAGGACTACATGCGCTCCGCCGGTTCTGAAGACCGCCGGTACCTCCTCTACAACCCGATGGTCAAGATGAAGGTCACCCGCGAAGGGGAAGAGGTCATGAACATACTTCACGACATCATCGCCGCCAAGGGCTTTGAGAACGAGCCCTTCTTCGAGATAGCCAAGCACGAGCTGCCGATGCTGCCGAAGCTGGAAGGCACGGTCCACGTAAACATGGCCCTTATCGTCAAGTTCATGGCCAACTACTTCTTTAATCCCAAGGAATACCCGGATGTGCCTCGCCGCGACGACCTCTCCAACGACGCGTTCCTCTTTCAGCAGGGACCGACGAAGGGACTGGGCAAGATCCAGTTCCACGACTACAACATCGCCTATAACAGCGTGAACCTTCCCAATGTCAATATATTCAAGGAGCAGATCACCCTGTTCAAGGACTTCCTCATGAAGGCCGGTCCTGACAAGGGTCAATCTGCCGATATCGATTACCTCCTGGCCCTGGGCGAAGTCCTGACCCTTGTGGCCTATGGCCAGCTGATCATCGAAAGCAGGAAGTTCATCGATGTGGAGGACGACCTCCTGGAAGAGATTTTCGACTTCATGGTACGGGACTTCTCCAAGTATGCCCTGAACATTCACATGAAGCCGTCAAACACCGACAAGCAGAAAGAATTGTCGCTTAAAATCATCAGGACGCCCATACCCAATCCGGCGCGATTCGAGAAGATTTTCAAGGACCACGTGTATACGCTCAAGGGCGCGTATAAGATGAGGGACCAGAATTTCTAA